Below is a genomic region from Gemmatimonadota bacterium.
GCGGCAGCATGCCGGCACGGTATTCCATCGGGCTTTCGGCGTTGAACGGGCACGTCCAGGGGCATCCCGCGGTCGTCACGGGCGCTTTGTTCAACAGGTTGGACATGTACCGGTACTGGTGAATGCCCCCGTGGGGCTCGCCGGCCGGAATGCCTTCCGCCCGTATCGCCGCGGTGAACCCGACCGCCGCTTCCGCCGAGTCGTGGAGCCAGGAGAAATAGGCGCCGCTGTCGCCCTCGGGATCCACGATGCGTCGAAGCCTGATGCCCGGCGTCTTGCCGAGGGTCTCCCGCAGCCTGATCTGGTGGCGTTGCATACCCTGCAGGATGGAAGGTAGTTTCTCCAGCTGCACGAGGCCCACCGCACCGCGGAGTTCGTCCATGCGGACGCCCATGCCGAAGGTCTCGAAGGCCGAGTCCTCCCCGGTCGACACCCCTTCCAGATCCCGCTCGAATCCCGTGTCGTGGAAGCAAACCGCGCGGCGGTAGACTTCGGCGTCGTCCGTCGTGATCATCCCGCCTTCTCCGGTGGTGAAGTTCTTGTTGTACTGAAGGCTGGTCGCGCCCGCCGTGCCCATGGATCCCACGGGGCGCCCTCCCACGCGTGCGCCCGCGGCCTGGGAGCAGTCCTCGAGTACCGGGATTCCATGCCGGTCCGCCACCTCCAGGATGGCGGGCATGTCGGCGGCCGTTCCGGCCATGTGTACGGCGATGATGACCCGCGTGCGGGGCGTGATGCGACGTTCGATGTCGCCGGGGTCCAGGTTCAACGTTTCGTCGATGTCGGCGAGGACCGGCACGGCACGCAGATGCACGACCGCGTTGACGTCGGCGATCCACATGAAGGCCGGCATGATGACTTCCGTGCCCGGACCCGCGTCGAGGGCGGCCAGGGCTACGGAAAGCGCCGTGCTCCCGCTGTGGGTGGCGAGGGCGAAACGCGTGCCGACGTACCGGGCATAGGCCGCTTCGAACCCGTCGACCCTGCCGAGGGGCTCGATGCCGTAGTAGCGGAAGGGCGAACGCGCTTCGATGACCTCGATGGCGGCCTGTTTTTCCTCTTCCCCGTATACCGCACCACCGGGTATCAGCGGAGGCCAGTTTTCCGTGCGGACTGGAGTTCCGCCGTCGATTGCCAGGGATTCCGCCATGGTCTGCCTGATTCAACGATCGAGCTTACATCGTAGTATGCGGAATGGTTGGAATGAGATGCAGGACTATAACACGGCATGCCGCCCGGTTCAAGTACAATTTACTGTCAATCGAGTTACCAATCGAGGCGGGTTACGAGGGCGGGTTGATGGTCAGATCGTGCGGCTCGTCAACCGGCCCCTGTTCGCCGGCCGGCTTTTCTGGTCAACCGGCCCCTGTTCGCCGGCCGGCTTTTCTGGTCAACCGGCCATTCTGGCCAGCCGTCCCGCCATGTCTGGCAGGCCCCGCTCGTCAACCGTCCCCGCTTGTCACCCAGCCCTGCTCGTCAACCGGTCCGCCACATCCATCAGCCGATCCTTCCAGGCGACCCGGCCGAGCCATTCGTCGGGGATGCCGCCAAGACCGTACAGCGCCCCGGCGAGCTGTCCCGTCACCGCGGCGACCGTGTCGGCGTCGTCGGCCAGGTTGGCTGCGAGCAGCACGGCGCCCCGGAAATCGGAGGTGCGCGCCACCGACCAGAGGGCGGCTTCCATCGTGCTGGCGACGTAACCGCTCGAGCTGATCTCTTCCCGGGCTTTTCCCCGCCAGCTTCCGGCCAGGATCCGGGAGATCTCCGTCGTCCCGTCGAACGATCTCGGCGCGAGAAGGTCGGCTTTCGCCTTTCCGGATATGGCATCCGCCAGTAGTGCCGCGAAGCCCCGGCAGGCATCCACCGCGGTTTCGGCCCCGTGCGTCGTCCGGGATTGTTCCGCCGCCGCGGCGTCGAGCAGTGCGCGGTCGTCCCAGTAGCGCAGCGCGACCGGGGAGAGCCGCATCAGCGAGCCGTTTCCCGCGGAGTGGGGGTCGGTGGAACCGGCGAGCGGATCGGCGGTTCGATCGTACCGGGCGAGCGCCGCACTCGTGGTGTTCCCTATGTCGAAGCAACTGCCGGTGCAGGAATACTCACCGTTTTTCCACCAGCGGACGAACCGGTCCATCAGGTCCCGGCAGTCGAGTGCCCCGCAATCGGCGAGGCTTTCGGCCAGGGCCAGCGCCATCGTGGTATCGTCGGTCCACTCGCCGGCGGCAAGACCGAAGGGACCGCCGCCCACCATGTCTTCCACACGCTGCGCGTCGCGGGGCCGGAACTCGAGCGTCGTGCCGACCGCGTCCCCCACTGCGAGACCCAGGAAAGCGCCAATGGCGCGGTCCCGGATGCTTTCCGCGGTCGT
It encodes:
- a CDS encoding DegT/DnrJ/EryC1/StrS family aminotransferase, which gives rise to MAESLAIDGGTPVRTENWPPLIPGGAVYGEEEKQAAIEVIEARSPFRYYGIEPLGRVDGFEAAYARYVGTRFALATHSGSTALSVALAALDAGPGTEVIMPAFMWIADVNAVVHLRAVPVLADIDETLNLDPGDIERRITPRTRVIIAVHMAGTAADMPAILEVADRHGIPVLEDCSQAAGARVGGRPVGSMGTAGATSLQYNKNFTTGEGGMITTDDAEVYRRAVCFHDTGFERDLEGVSTGEDSAFETFGMGVRMDELRGAVGLVQLEKLPSILQGMQRHQIRLRETLGKTPGIRLRRIVDPEGDSGAYFSWLHDSAEAAVGFTAAIRAEGIPAGEPHGGIHQYRYMSNLLNKAPVTTAGCPWTCPFNAESPMEYRAGMLPRSDDLLDRARILPLPAQLTDEDVDDVIRAFRKVARAVL